From Anopheles funestus chromosome 3RL, idAnoFuneDA-416_04, whole genome shotgun sequence, a single genomic window includes:
- the LOC125768642 gene encoding transmembrane protein 145-like: MTLLRIGIVLLLTSGSVPIGQAKYVEGHLKTSDNWAFLARFCFLSGKGRYEYLIEYEKKLGELKLLLYYDDRTQWPAIYKTDKTCTEKLSVLHPEDNQIVTLSPRIPYNVYSGCLLRTPTAKESPDDPLPRSSGSTTTRAPPNGRGTPAGSGSSGGDIKPPDDDAQYYDQFLKTSTTESEFGFEESNGNGTEEPPYEIFPTSTSSIQGAGFAGDNGEVNLLENSTDYRLLVEQLFPGVEVTVEQTERPSNGTRLRRAASMGKFETRLIVSCSNFGSFTSSRERWWYIAIANCDGAGKGLDVKYRFRMTNGPPGDFWHEHFSADEMYIPPILLAESIAYSMLLLAVFICAVELKARHLYHCTYRLFTLSVLLQWFGILLLSVTWTKYAVSGIGPFPNFGGIFTSASEISFLLLLLLMAKGYTITRARLKTCSTVKITIFINLYVVVYVSLYIYQAEAFDPGEVLNLYESPAGFGLAGLRCAGWVFFMYACAATIRKFTEKTPFYYPFTMLGSLWILSGPVLTLLGVSVLDPWVRESVMHGALGTVAFAGHLAFLWLTWPSRANRSFPYHVRTNHVGISHGEDDEVTYPKHPYEPTTLVNHHNHPLQHQYPIAPPETVLQNGHGNGFLVPLSRGDGLYDQYLRERDIYHSTSTPLSYVSFPAPARENGTGNGVHRGEPTRNGTSINSPAVVNGSAVRTETENPVQSNNRNSLALEVEADLSGHPSLEVAEQVSSNAPLSGNGSIASGPIERQSSGGGGGEEKRPYNPFLAGAGNGGLGSGEGNRKPNKIILPSLEHSQQQTATTEQPAASDNSSGGSNSNTVPKHLFAAKRDP; the protein is encoded by the exons ATGACGTTGCTAAGGATAGGAATCGTGCTACTATTGACCAGTGGAAGTGTACCGATTGGTCAAGCAAAGTATGTCGAAGGTCATCTCAAAACATCCGAT AACTGGGCGTTCTTGGCAAGGTTTTGCTTTCTATCTGGCAAGGGAAGGTACGAATATCTGATCGAGTACGAAAAGAAACTGGGCGAATTGAAGCTGCTCCTGTACTACGATGATCGAACACAGTGGCCTGCAATCTACAAAACCGATAAG ACATGCACGGAGAAACTGTCCGTACTACATCCGGAAGACAATCAGATCGTGACGCTTTCTCCCCGTATCCCCTACAATGTCTACTCCGGGTGCCTTCTACGTACACCGACGGCTAAAGAATCACCGGACGATCCACTGCCAAGAAGTAGTGGCAGTACGACGACACGCGCACCACCAAACGGTCGCGGTACGCCAGCCGGGTCGGGAAGTTCTGGAGGTGATATTAAACCACCCGACGATGATGCACAGTACTATGATCAATTCCTGAAAACAAGCACCACAGAGTCCGAATTTGGCTTTGAGGAAAGTAACGGCAACGGAACGGAGGAGCCACCGTACGAGATATTCCCTACATCTACCAGCTCCATCCAAGGTGCTGGATTTGCCGGTGATAATGGTGAGGTAAACCTGCTGGAAAACAGTACCGATTATCGACTGTTGGTAGAACAGCTGTTCCCGGGCGTGGAAGTTACCGTAGAGCAAACGGAACGGCCCTCAAATGGAACACGCTTGCGACGTGCCGCTTCGATGGGAAAGTTCGAAACGCGACTTATAGTGAGCTGTAGTAACTTCGGAAGCTTTACTAGCTCTCGCGAACGTTGGTGGTATATAGCGATCGCTAACTGTGACGGTGCCGGAAAGGGGCTTGACGTGAAGTACCGGTTCCGGATGACCAATGGGCCACCTGGTGACTTTTGGCATGAACATTTCTCCGCCGATGAGATGT ACATTCCTCCAATACTGTTGGCCGAGTCTATCGCTTACAGTATGCTGCTGTTGGCCGTATTTATCTGTGCAGTTGAGCTAAAGGCACGTCATCTTTACCACTGCACCTATCGCTTGTTTACGCTGAGTGTACTGTTGCAGTGGTTCGGCATCTTGCTGCTGAGTGTCACCTGGACCAAGTACGCCGTGTCTGGAATTGGTCCATTTCCCAACTTTGGCGGTATCTTCACGAGTGCTAGTGAGATCTCCTTCcttctactactgctgctcATGGCGAAGG GTTACACCATTACCAGGGCACGACTGAAAACATGTTCCACTGTCAAAATTACCATCTTCATCAACCTGTACGTGGTGGTGTACGTGTCACTGTACATCTACCAGGCAGAAGCGTTCGATCCGGGCGAAGTGCTTAACCTGTACGAATCACCGGCCGGGTTCGGTTTGGCCGGATTGCGGTGTGCCGGATGGGTATTTTTCATGTACGCCTGTGCGGCTACGATTAGAAAATTTACGGAGAAAACACCCTTCTACTACCCATTCACAATGCTCGGTTCGTTGTGGATTTTGAGCGGGCCCGTCCTAACGCTGCTCGGTGTCAGTGTGCTCGATCCGTGGGTGCGGGAATCCGTCATGCACGGTGCACTCGGTACGGTTGCTTTTGCCGGTCATTTAGCGTTTCTTTGGTTGACGTGGCCATCACGAGCTAATCGTAGCTTTCCTTACCATGTGCGTACGAATCACGTGGGCATTTCGCACGGAGAGGACGATGAGGTAACGTATCCGAAGCATCCGTACGAACCAACAACGCTGGTGAATCATCATAACCATCCGCTTCAACATCAGTACCCGATCGCACCGCCGGAAACGGTGCTACAGAATGGGCATGGAAACGGTTTCCTGGTGCCGTTGTCCCGTGGCGATGGGCTGTACGATCAGTACCTGCGTGAGCGCGATATCTATCACAGCACCTCGACACCGCTCAGTTACGTATCGTTCCCAGCACCGGCAAGGGAGAACGGTACCGGTAATGGCGTGCATAGGGGTGAACCAACACGAAATGGGACCTCGATTAATAGTCCGGCTGTTGTGAATGGTAGTGCCGTAAGGACAGAAACCGAGAACCCGGTACAGTCTAACAATAGAAACTCGCTAGCACTGGAGGTTGAGGCAGATCTTTCCGGCCATCCTTCGCTTGAGGTTGCGGAACAAGTATCAAGCAATGCACCTCTCAGTGGAAACGGATCCATCGCATCTGGCCCAATCGAGCGACAATcgtctggtggtggtggtggagaagAGAAACGACCTTACAATCCATTTCTAGCCGGTGCTGGTAATGGAGGCCTTGGATCTGGCGAAGGTAACCGTAAACCGAACAAAATTATCCTTCCCAGCCTGGAACACAGTCAGCAGCAGACAGCTACAACAGAACAGCCAGCGGCGAGTGATAACAGCAGTGGTGGAAGTAATAGCAATACCGTCCCAAAGCATCTCTTTGCGGCTAAGCGAGACCCATGA